DNA sequence from the Luteitalea sp. genome:
TCACGCTGATCCGTACGGCCGGGGGCAAGATGGTCACGCTGAACTTCGACACCAACACGCCGCATCCACGCGGTTTCTATCGCCTTCAGGGGACCAAGGGCGTGTGGTGGTCGCCGCACTACGTGGAGACGCAGGAGTCGCGCATCTACATCGAGGGCCGCAGCCCGGAGAGCCATCAGTGGGAGCCCGCCGCGAAATACGTCGAGGAGTACCAGCACCCGGTGCTCAAGAGCTACAGCCCCGCACCGCGCCGCGCCGCCCTCCGGGGACACGGTGGCGCCTCGCGGCGGACGCCCATCGAATGGCATCGCATGATCGCGGCGCTTCGCGAAGACAGGATGCCCGACTGGGACGTGTACGATTCAGTGACGTCGAGCGTCATCTCGCCGCTGTCGGAGCAGTCGGTCGCCATGAACGGACGCCCCGTGGACTTCCCCGATTTCACCAAGGGTAAGTGGAAGGCCGCATCGCGATGGCTCCTGACTTGATAGCTCTTTCCTACACGTAGCGCGCGCGCCCTACCATCGCGTGGAAGGGCCGCCGGGCTCACCGCTCGACGGTAATCACTCCCCACGGACGGTCGCCCACCTCGATCTTCTTGATGACGGTTCGCTTGGCGAGGTCGACGACCGAGACGTCGTTCGAGGGCCCGTTGGCGGTGTAGAGGTATCGGCCGTCCGGCGACACGGCAATGCCCCATGGGCGCTCACCCACCTCGAAGGAGGCGGTCACCTCGTCTGATGCCGTGTCAAAGACGACGACCTGGCCGCCACGGCCGGTGCTCACATACGCTTCCGCTGCATCTGGCGAAAGCGCAATCGCCATCGGTCTCAGCGTTGGCGCACCCAGTTTGATGGTCTTGATCTTCTTGTGACTCCGTGGGTCTACGACGGCGACACCCGCCTCGTTCTCCAACGTCACGTACGCCTTCGATCCGTCCGGTAGGAAGGCGCTGTCGCGCGGGCGCAGGCCGACCGGCACGTTTGCGATGACCTCCGCCTTGGCCGTATCGATAACGGCCACGCCATGGTCACCTTCCGACGTGACGTACACCACGCTCCCATCGGGGCTGGTCGTCACCCCTTCCGGCTCCTCGCCCACCGGCAGCGCCTTGATGATCTTGCCGCTGGCCGTGTCGAGAATGCTCGCCTCGGCCTTGTCCTCGTTGGAGATATAGAGCAGGCGTCCGTCCGGGCTGAGGTCGAACTCTTCCGGGTCCGATCCGGACTCCAACACCTTCTCGAGCTCGTTCGCCTGAAGGTTGAACCGGCCGATACCGTCTGCGCTTCTATCCGGGGGCGGCAACGTCGACTCGTCCACGCCGGGCGGCGAGATCGGCGAACCGCTCAGCGCGACGTAGATCGTCTGGCGATCGGGGCTCGCGTGGATGCCGCGTGGCCGCTTTCCAAGCGGCACCGTGGCAATGACCTCGTGCGTTGCGCCGTCGATGACGCTCAGATCGCCCGACATCTCGTTGGTGACGTAGATGCGATACGCGCCGGGCCGATCCTGCGCCTCGGCACGCGCATTCGTCGTTGTCGGCTCTCCGGCACTCCCGCCGCAACCCATCGCCGCGAGCACGGCACCAATAACAAAGCCATGCAATAAGCGCATCGTTACCCCTTATTGCCTTGGACGCGCCCGACCTAAAGTCGGGCCTACACTCGAATGCCGAAACTGCACACCGTACTCGTAGCGCAGGCCTTTAGGCCTGCCAACAGCGGCACGACACATGGGCAGGCCTGAAGGCCTGCGCTACGGCCTGAAGAGGCTCAGAATCTGACGTCGATGCTGAGCCAGGCGGTACGCGGAGCCCCAGGGCTCACGAACCGCCTGTCATCGAAGTCTGCACCCAGCAGAGACGCGTCACCAAGCACGCCAAATGTCTGATACTCCGCGTCGAAGACATTGTGCACGGTCACCGAGGCGGCAAGCTCTGGTGTGATCCAGTACCGCGCGCTGGCGTTCAGTAGCCAGAAGCCATCCAATGGCGCGAGCCGGTTCGCCTCGTCTCCCCGGTAGAACTGCGACGATTGCGCATGAAGGACGCCGCCCAGCTCGAGTCGTCCGACGCTCGCCTCCACACCGGCTTTTGCGGTGTGCAGCGGCACGCCTGGAAAACGACTGCCGGCTTCAACCTCGATCTCACCCGATGCCGCCTCGGGATGCTGTTGGCTGGCGATCTGTAGATCGGTTCCGAACCTGACATTCTGGAGGCTGTAGCTGCCGAACGCGTGAAACAGCGCGCCGTGCGCCTCGACGCCAGCCTCGAGACCGCGCCTGGAGGTCCGGTCGACGTTCTCGAAGTGCCCTTCACCGCGGAGCGCGCCGCTGCTGACAAAGATGATGTCGTCGCGAGACGAGGTGGAGAACGTCGCAATGGTCCACTCCAGCGCTCCCGTCGTACCTCGCACACCGCCCTCCCACGTCCGAGCGACGACCTGCTCGAGCGGCGGATCGGACACGAACGCGTTTGGAAGCCGGCACGGGTCCTCCGGGTCGGCGCAGGTCAGCTCCACAGCCGTTGGAATCCGTGACGACTCGCTGTAGCCGCCATACAGGTTGATCGCGGGCCTGAGCTGATACGTCACGCCGGCGGCTGGATTGACGCGCGCGAAGCGATGGTCTCCATTGAGCGCGGTGCCTATCTGGTCGCGGAGGGCCATTGTCGACCAGTTTGCGCGAGCCGAAGCGGTGACGGCGATCGTGCTGGTCATCGACCACGTGTTGGTCAGGAAGACACTGCCGTTCACCATGCGGCTGCGAAGCCCCACCGCCGCCTCGTCTTCGAACAGCCCCGTGCCGATGGTGCCGCGGTCCGGCGTGAGATGCGCCCACTCTGACGCAAAGGCAAAGCGCGTGACGCCGGCATCGAGGCCGCCACCCACGATCAAGTGGTTCTCGCGGCCGAGCATCGGCGCCGTGTGCGTGAGCTGTGCGCTGACGCCGGAGGCGTTGGTCCGCGTGTCGCTCAGGCTATTGACACCATCGAACGCCAGCTCGTCAATCCTCGTCCAGCACCCCTTCCTCCTCTGTCTCCTCCTCTGTCTC
Encoded proteins:
- a CDS encoding TonB-dependent receptor, with product MRQTRRTRRRRRRRRQRRRQRRRQRRKGCWTRIDELAFDGVNSLSDTRTNASGVSAQLTHTAPMLGRENHLIVGGGLDAGVTRFAFASEWAHLTPDRGTIGTGLFEDEAAVGLRSRMVNGSVFLTNTWSMTSTIAVTASARANWSTMALRDQIGTALNGDHRFARVNPAAGVTYQLRPAINLYGGYSESSRIPTAVELTCADPEDPCRLPNAFVSDPPLEQVVARTWEGGVRGTTGALEWTIATFSTSSRDDIIFVSSGALRGEGHFENVDRTSRRGLEAGVEAHGALFHAFGSYSLQNVRFGTDLQIASQQHPEAASGEIEVEAGSRFPGVPLHTAKAGVEASVGRLELGGVLHAQSSQFYRGDEANRLAPLDGFWLLNASARYWITPELAASVTVHNVFDAEYQTFGVLGDASLLGADFDDRRFVSPGAPRTAWLSIDVRF
- a CDS encoding beta-propeller fold lactonase family protein yields the protein MRLLHGFVIGAVLAAMGCGGSAGEPTTTNARAEAQDRPGAYRIYVTNEMSGDLSVIDGATHEVIATVPLGKRPRGIHASPDRQTIYVALSGSPISPPGVDESTLPPPDRSADGIGRFNLQANELEKVLESGSDPEEFDLSPDGRLLYISNEDKAEASILDTASGKIIKALPVGEEPEGVTTSPDGSVVYVTSEGDHGVAVIDTAKAEVIANVPVGLRPRDSAFLPDGSKAYVTLENEAGVAVVDPRSHKKIKTIKLGAPTLRPMAIALSPDAAEAYVSTGRGGQVVVFDTASDEVTASFEVGERPWGIAVSPDGRYLYTANGPSNDVSVVDLAKRTVIKKIEVGDRPWGVITVER